The nucleotide sequence attcttcaaaagCAGCATACACATAGTAGCAACTCGCAATATGCAGaaatcttaaaattaaaaccaGCAATTTTAGAAGAATGTCGAAAAActctttcaataaataataaaatcatatttgaCAATATTTGTCGCCGGAATCCAAATGCAGCActacatatttcatataatagCTTGAAATCTATTATGTCCCGAGAGAAGTTAAAGTATCGCCCACCACTGCCAAAAACTGTGCAATGTACGCatgaaattcttcaaaattatgATGCGCTGGAGGACATTTATATGGGATGcgcaatttcaaataataataataaatacgcaCTGATATTCTCGAATACCACATTGTTAACCGCAttaggaaataaaaaagaaatttacatggATGGTACTTTTTTTGTAAGTATCtaagataaataattgatgTGGTTAATACTTTTCAAGTGAAGAAAGTTAATTTTAGCATTTCTGATTTCTTTTCAGGTTGTCCCGCATACTCCTCCTTTCCAACAGCTCTATACAATGCACATACGTTATAATGACACGGTATACCATTATTGATCATTCTTGTTAGGCTTATCTCATACTATCAAACTAAAAAATGATGACAATTTACAGGGAATCGCTACCATATTTGCACTATGCGAATGTCGCACTGCGGCAATGTATGAAgctatatttaagaaaattgtttcacttGTTCCGCAACTACAAGGTAATTTACAAACTGTAATGTGCGATTATGAAAAGGCTCCAATGGAAGTTATTCAAGCACAGTTCCCAACGGTTACCATACATGGTTGTTGGTTCCATTTTACTCAGGTACAATATAACTGTTAACATTACTCGCGTATTTTTTCTACAACTTGTCTCATGAAAGTATTTAATGAAGAATTGAACGAtccttctttattattcaggctCTTTTGAGGAGATGGAGAAAATTAGGATTACACGGAACACCAATTGAAATTCTATCAATGGCTATGACAATGGCTTTAGCACCAGCGCATATGTTTCCACAAGCATTATATGAAATGCAGTTAGTGGCTGATCGCTTATGTGATACTTACCCGAATGTACTGCTGTTTATGGCCTATTTACGCAATGTATGGCTCTCCATATCTACACGGGTCAGTGTATATGGCTGTGCAGTTCGTACTAATAACCTGGTTGAGGCCTTTCATAACACTCTGGCACAAAGATTTGAAACATCTCGACCAAATTTATGGATCTTTTTAGGCTGGTCTTCAGGTCTTTTAAATTcgtataattctatttatttcatctgttgttatatttgaaaataattcctccaca is from Hylaeus volcanicus isolate JK05 unplaced genomic scaffold, UHH_iyHylVolc1.0_haploid 9807, whole genome shotgun sequence and encodes:
- the LOC128882298 gene encoding uncharacterized protein LOC128882298 produces the protein MSREKLKYRPPLPKTVQCTHEILQNYDALEDIYMGCAISNNNNKYALIFSNTTLLTALGNKKEIYMDGTFFVVPHTPPFQQLYTMHIRYNDTGIATIFALCECRTAAMYEAIFKKIVSLVPQLQGNLQTVMCDYEKAPMEVIQAQFPTVTIHGCWFHFTQALLRRWRKLGLHGTPIEILSMAMTMALAPAHMFPQALYEMQLVADRLCDTYPNVLLFMAYLRNVWLSISTRIIYQN